The Archangium primigenium genomic interval CGAACGTGCGCGCGCTGGGCGTGGGCCTGCCCTACGCCCTCACCGTGTCCGTGTTCGGCGGCACGGCCGAGTACGTGGGCACCCGGCTCAAGGTGGCCGGGCACGAGACGTGGTTCTTCTGGTACGTGACCGGCTGCATCTTCTGCTCACTGCTCGTGTACGCCTTCATGCGCGACACCTCCCGGCAGCACCGCTTCGCGCCCGAGGACGCCTGACGGGCGCTACTCGATCATCTCGCGGATCTTCGCGGACAGCACGTCGATGGCGAAGGGCTTGGTGAGCATCTCCATGCCCTCGTCGAGGAACTCGCCGCGCACGGCGGCGCGCTCGGCATAGCCGGTGATGAAGAGCACCTTGAGGCCGGGCAGCTTCTGGCGGGCGATCTCCGCCAACTGGCGCCCGTTGAGGCCCGGCAGGCCCACGTCCGTGATGAGCAGATCGATGCGCTCCATGTCCGCGAGCAACGGCAGGGCCGCGCGTCCGTCCTCCGCCTGCCGCACGCCGTAGCCCAGGTCCGTCAGCACGTCGTGGACGAGCATGCGCACCGCCGGATCGTCCTCCACCAGCAGGACATGCTCCCCGGGCTGTGCCTTCTTCACCTCGAGGGTCTGCTTCTGCTCGTCAACCACCTGCCCCCGGTGCCGCGGCAGGTACAGCTTGAGGGTCGTCCCCCGCCCGAGCTCCGAGTAGATGCGGACGTGGCCGCCGGACTGCCGGGCGAAGCCGTAGATCATCGACAGGCCGAGCCCCGTGCCCGCGCCGATGGGCTTGGTGGTGAAGAAGGGCTCGAAGGCCTTGGCGATCACGTCCTCGCTCATGCCCGTGCCCGTGTCCGACACGGAGATGACGACGAAGTCGCCCGCCCGGAGGCCGTCGACGTGCTGCACGTAGGCCTCGTCCAGGCGCGTGTTCGTCGTCTCGATGGTGAGGCGTCCCCCGCCGGGCATCGCGTCCCGCGCGTTGATGGCGAGGTTGAGCAGCGCGCTCTCCAGCTGGTTGTGGTCGGTCATGGCGGGCCAGGCGTCCGCGTGCCGCACCACCTCCAGCCCGATGCTCTCCCCGAGCGTGCGCCGGAGCATGTCCTCCATGCTCGCGACGAGCGCGTTGACGTCGACCGGCCTCACGTCGAGCGACTGCCGCCGCGAGAACGCGAGCAGGCGCTGGGTGAGCCCGGCGGCGCGCTGCGCCGAGCTCCTCGCGGCCTCGATGTAGCGCGGGACCCGGTCCATGCGCCCCTGGGCCAGATGGTGCTGGAGCAGCTCGAGCGGGCCAAGCACGCCGGTGAGCATGTTGTTGAAGTCGTGCGCGATGCCGCCGGTGAGCTGCCCCACCGCCTCCATCTTCTGGGCCTGGCGCAGCGCCTCCTCGGCCTTCTCCCGCTCGCGCAGGGCCTGGGCGATCCGCTGCTCGAGCGTGTTGTTGGCCTGCGCGAGCGCCTGCTGGGCGCGCACGCGCTCGGTGACGTCGTAGCCGCCCACGAAGATGCCCACGACCTCGCCGCTGTCGGCGCGCAGCGGCTGGTAGAGCAGATCGATGTAGCGCGGCTCGCGCTCGCCCGCGAGCTGGATGGGGAGGGCCTGACCGGAGAAGGGCTTGCCCGAGGTGTAGACCCCGTCCAGCAGCTCGTAGAACCCCTGGCCCTCCAGCTCTGGAAACACCTGTCGCACCGTCCGGCCGAGGAACTGGCGCGGGCCGGAGATGGTGATGTAGGCGTCGTTCACGTACTCGTAGACGTGGGTGGGGCCGGCCAGCAGGCCCACGAACCCGGGCATCTGCTGGAGGCTCAGCCGCTGCCGCTCCATCTCCCGCACGAGGCGCCGATCCGCGAGCACGCGCGCGGTGGTCTCGTTGGTGAAGATGAACAGCCCGGCGACGTCCCCGTTCGCGTCGAGGACGCGCGAGTAGGAGAACGTGAACCAGGTGTCCGCGGCGCCCCGGTCGGTGGCGAGCTTCCACGGCAAGTCATTGAAGCGCTGGCTCTGGCCGGCGAACGCATCGTCGATGATGGGTCTGGCCTGGGCCCACGCGTCCGCCCACACCTCGTGGAAGGGCGAGCCCATGGCCCACGAGAGCCGAGGCCCGAGCAGCGGGAAGTAGGTCTCGTTGAAGAAGAAGGTCAGCGCCTCGCGTCCCCACGCGAGAATCATCGACTCGGGGGAGTTGAGCACGGTGCTCAGGGTGGACTTCAAGCTCTCCGGCCAGTCCTGCGGCGGGCCGAGGGGATGGTTCGTCCAGTCGCGCGCCAGGATGAGGCGGGTGGCCTCACCCCCGCCGGCGAGGAAGCGCAGCCGAGGCGGGAGCGAAGCGGGGTCACGGAAGCAGTCGGAGATCATGCGTGCTGGAGCCGGCGGTCCTCGGAAAGCGGGGTGAAACCACGGCGTGGATGAACGCCGCGGTGCCGCTCATACGAGGTGCGCCTCGTGACCGCCAGCGGGGAGTCTCTCCACCCCCCCCGCCCGCGCTCCCTCCAGCGACGGTTGCCGGCCGCGATGTTGGAAAGCGGCCATCCCTCCGGAGGGGAGGGGAATCAGAACTGGTTCTGGCGCGCCTGCTCGAAGGGCACCCGGTGCTTCATGTACATGGTGTCGAGCATGTGGTTGCTGATGAGGTTGGCGTTGCCGTCGGTGAAGCGGTGCACCACGGCGCCCCGGCCCGCGTCCTTGAGGAAGGCCAGGGGGTCCACGCTGCCGCCCAGGCCCGTGAGCGTGGGCACCGCGTCCGCGTCGTTGATGTAGTGCACGTACTGGGGGCCGTTCGGGTAGCGCGTGGACGCCGCGCCGAACGTCTCCACGCTCAGCTTGCTCATGAGCTGCTCGGCCTGGCCCTGGGACATGCCGTCCTCCAGCCGCAGCCGCTGCTGCACGTCATTGAGCGCGCGCGCGGTGATGAGGCCGCCCTGGCTGTAGCCCATCAGGTGCACTTCCCGGCCCGCCTTGAGCTCGCTGTAGACGGTGTCCGCCAGCGAATCCACGGCCGGGTTCTTGCCCTTGTCCAGCTTGTCCGTCACGCACTGGGCCAGGTCCGCCACCAGCCCCTGCGTGGCGTTGTGCACGCCCACCACCTTGGCGCCCGAGCGGTCCGCGATGGACTGCATCTCGCGCAGCTGGCCCTCGGCCGGCGTCATGATGCCGTTGGTGTAGAGGATGGTCTTGTTCGGGTTCGGGTTGTTCTTGGGCGTCACGCCGGGGATCTGCCCGAGCGGCGTGCCCGCCGGGTACTGCTGCCCCCGCGCGCCCAGCAGCGCGCCATCCGCCATGCGGTCCGGCTTGGCGTCCCCGCCGAAGATGCGCCCCAGCTCGCGCATCGTCGTGGCCTCGAAGACGTCCTTGCCCATCTCGAGGTTCTTCGGGATGTCCTTGATGCCGTCGAGGATCGCCTTGCCCAGGTCGAGCGGGTTGAGCAGCGACTTCTGCGCCGCGACGCCCGGGGCCGACGCGCTGGTCGCGGGGGGGCTCTTGGGCTGCGCGCTCCGGTTGGGATTGATGACGGTCATGGGCGTCTCGGTCGGGCGAAAAGGGGGATGAAATGCTTAATTTGTCTATATTGTCGTACATGCCGGGGCGGAGTTGCTACAGGTCGGCATGTCGCGGTGCGTCAGGGGCGTGCGCGGGGCGTCGGGGCGGGCGCCTGTCGCCGTGGGAACGTTGACAGTGTTTCTTTCTACACGCAACGCACTGGGTGTACTGCCACCCGGGGAGGGTCGAACCCATATCGCCGGCATGCTCTCCCCTGGCCTTCAGTATGAGGAGGATCGCCTGTGCGCCCTCGCGCGCCACGGCATTCTCGATACGCCCGCCGAGTCCGAGTACGAGGACATCGTGCGTCTGGCGGCCAGTCTGTGTGACGTGCCCCTGGCGCTCATCAGCCTGGTGGATCGCGAGCGGCAATGGTTCAAGGCCCAGGTGGGCCTGCCGGACGTGAGCGAGACGGCGCGCTGTCTGTCCTTCTGCACCTACGCCATCGAGCAGACGGCGGAGCTGTTCGTCGTGGAGGATGCCCTCCAGGACGCGCGCTTCGCCGCCAACCCGCTCGTGCTGGAGGCGCCCCACATCCGCTTCTACGCCGGCGCGTCCATCCACTCCGAGGAGGGCTACCCGCTGGGCACCCTGTGCGTCATCGACACGGTGCCGCGCGCCCTGAGCGACCGGCAGCGGCGGGATCTGCTCGCGCTCAAGCGGCAGGTGGAGCTGCTGCTGCGCTTGCGCCTGCGGGTGCGTCAGGCCGAGGCACGCAACCGCCAGCTCCTGGAGTCCTCGGGCGACGCGGTGTTCCTGCTGGACGAGGCGGGACGGGTGCTGGAGCTCAACCCGGTGGCCTCCCGGCTGATCGGCCGCGAGGCGCGGGAGGTGCTGGGCACGCGCCTGGAGGCGCTCGCGCTCGACGGCGAGCGGGGCCGCGTGCGCGAGGCCCTGGGGGAGCTGCTCGCCCAGGGCTCGGTCCGGGCGCTGGACGTGGGGCTGCGCTCGGCCCGAGGCGAGCGGCTGTCCCTGGACCTCACCGGCGCGCTCCAGGAGGGCACCGACGCCCGGCGCCTGCTCGTGGTGGCGCAGGACCTCACCGAGAAGCGGATGCTGGAGCGCGCGAGCCTGCAGAATGATCGGCTCGCGTCCCTGGGCGTGCTCGCGGCGGGCATCGCCCACGAAATCAACAACCCCATCGCCTACCTGCTCACCAACATGGGCCTGTTGCGCGAGTGGATGGACGAGCTGGAGCAGCGCCTGCTGCGCCTGCCGGGCCCCACGGCCCATGCCCGGCAGTTCCTCGGGGAGGCCCGGCAGGTGCTGAGCGAGTCCATCGTCGGCTGCCGCCGCATCCGCGACATCGTGCGCGACATGCGCTTCTTCTCGCACGCCTCGGACGAGTCGCTCGAGTCGGTGGACGTCAACGCGAGCCTCGACTTCGCGCTGCGCATGGCCGAGGCCCAGTGCCGGGGCACCGCCCGGTTGGAGAAGGCGTGCGACGCGGCGCTGCCGCCCGTGCTCGCCAGCGAGAGCCGGCTGACGCAGGTGTTCCTCAACCTCATCGTCAACGCACTGCAGGCCATGGGCTCCAGCTCGCCCCAGCACAACGTCCTGCGGGTGAGCTCGCGCCAGGAGGCGGACGTCGTCCGCGTGGACGTCTCGGACACGGGCCACGGCATCCCCCCCGAGGTGCTGCCGCGCATCTTCGACCCCTTCTTCACCACCAAGCCCGCTGGCACCGGCACGGGGCTGGGGCTGTCCATCAGCCACGCCCTCGTGCGCAAGATGGGCGGCGAGCTGCGCGTGAGCAGCGAGCCGGGCCGCGGCACCACCTTCTCCCTGCTGCTGCCGCGGGGCGCCGCCGAGCCCTCCGCCGCCCTGGCCTCCTGAGGGGCCCGGACGGCGGACGGGGGCGTCAGCCCTGGTAGGACTCGTCCTGCTCGATGCGGCTGAGCACCCAGTCGAAGTCCCCCGAGGCCACCCGGGCCTCGCAGTGCGTGCAGTTGCCCGCCATGTTGAGCGCGAGTGGCGCGCCGCACGAGGGACAGTTCTTGTCCGAGCCGGGCTGGCCCTTGGCGCCCCGCCCCCGGATGAGCGTCCAGTACTCGCTGTACGCGCGCTCGCGCGACTTGCTGCCGCTCACGAGCGAGCCATCCGCGTCGCGCACCGTGAAGTCCAGGCTCGTGGCGTACACGCGCACGGTGACGGCGTGGAAGTACTTGTCGCTCACCACGCGCGCCATCTGCACGTCCGTGATGCGGGCATTCTGGGTGATGTTGCGCAGGCCCTGCCGCGCGTAGGTGTCCATCCAGTACAGCTGCATCTGGAAGAGGCTGTCGCTCACGTACGGGCGCACCCGCTCCCACTGG includes:
- a CDS encoding response regulator encodes the protein MISDCFRDPASLPPRLRFLAGGGEATRLILARDWTNHPLGPPQDWPESLKSTLSTVLNSPESMILAWGREALTFFFNETYFPLLGPRLSWAMGSPFHEVWADAWAQARPIIDDAFAGQSQRFNDLPWKLATDRGAADTWFTFSYSRVLDANGDVAGLFIFTNETTARVLADRRLVREMERQRLSLQQMPGFVGLLAGPTHVYEYVNDAYITISGPRQFLGRTVRQVFPELEGQGFYELLDGVYTSGKPFSGQALPIQLAGEREPRYIDLLYQPLRADSGEVVGIFVGGYDVTERVRAQQALAQANNTLEQRIAQALREREKAEEALRQAQKMEAVGQLTGGIAHDFNNMLTGVLGPLELLQHHLAQGRMDRVPRYIEAARSSAQRAAGLTQRLLAFSRRQSLDVRPVDVNALVASMEDMLRRTLGESIGLEVVRHADAWPAMTDHNQLESALLNLAINARDAMPGGGRLTIETTNTRLDEAYVQHVDGLRAGDFVVISVSDTGTGMSEDVIAKAFEPFFTTKPIGAGTGLGLSMIYGFARQSGGHVRIYSELGRGTTLKLYLPRHRGQVVDEQKQTLEVKKAQPGEHVLLVEDDPAVRMLVHDVLTDLGYGVRQAEDGRAALPLLADMERIDLLITDVGLPGLNGRQLAEIARQKLPGLKVLFITGYAERAAVRGEFLDEGMEMLTKPFAIDVLSAKIREMIE
- a CDS encoding sensor histidine kinase, which codes for MLSPGLQYEEDRLCALARHGILDTPAESEYEDIVRLAASLCDVPLALISLVDRERQWFKAQVGLPDVSETARCLSFCTYAIEQTAELFVVEDALQDARFAANPLVLEAPHIRFYAGASIHSEEGYPLGTLCVIDTVPRALSDRQRRDLLALKRQVELLLRLRLRVRQAEARNRQLLESSGDAVFLLDEAGRVLELNPVASRLIGREAREVLGTRLEALALDGERGRVREALGELLAQGSVRALDVGLRSARGERLSLDLTGALQEGTDARRLLVVAQDLTEKRMLERASLQNDRLASLGVLAAGIAHEINNPIAYLLTNMGLLREWMDELEQRLLRLPGPTAHARQFLGEARQVLSESIVGCRRIRDIVRDMRFFSHASDESLESVDVNASLDFALRMAEAQCRGTARLEKACDAALPPVLASESRLTQVFLNLIVNALQAMGSSSPQHNVLRVSSRQEADVVRVDVSDTGHGIPPEVLPRIFDPFFTTKPAGTGTGLGLSISHALVRKMGGELRVSSEPGRGTTFSLLLPRGAAEPSAALAS